In Bubalus kerabau isolate K-KA32 ecotype Philippines breed swamp buffalo chromosome 4, PCC_UOA_SB_1v2, whole genome shotgun sequence, one DNA window encodes the following:
- the CDK3 gene encoding cyclin-dependent kinase 3 yields MAMFQKVEKIGEGTYGVVYKAKNRETGQLVALKKIRLDLETEGVPSTAIREISLLKELKHPNIVRLLDVVHSEKKLYLVFEFLSQDLKKYMDSTPASELPLHLVKSYLFQLLQGVSFCHSHRVIHRDLKPQNLLINELGTIKLADFGLARAFGVPLRTYTHEVVTLWYRAPEILLGCKFYSTAVDIWSIGCIFAEMVTRRALFPGDSEIDQLFRIFRTLGTPSEAMWPGVTQLPDYKGSFPKWTSKGLEEVVPNLEPEGQDLLLQLLQYDPSRRISAKAALAHPYFSSTETSSAPHQCMREHFCR; encoded by the exons ATGGCCATGTTCCAGAAGGTGGAGAAGATCGGAGAGGGCACCTATGGGGTGGTGTACAAGGCCAAGAACAGGGAGACCGGGCAGCTCGTGGCCCTCAAGAAGATCAGGCTGGATTT ggAGACCGAGGGGGTCCCAAGCACTGCCATCAGGGAGATCTCCCTGCTCAAAGAGCTTAAGCACCCCAACATCGTCAG GCTGCTGGACGTGGTTCACAGCGAGAAGAAGCTTTACCTGGTGTTTGAGTTCCTTAGCCAGGACCTGAAGAAGTACATGGACTCCACCCCGGCCTCCGAGCTCCCCCTGCACCTAGTCAAG AGTTACCTCTTCCAGCTGCTGCAGGGGGTGAGCTTCTGCCACTCGCATCGGGTCATCCATCGAGACTTGAAGCCCCAGAATCTGCTCATCAATGAGTTGGGGACCATCAAGCTGGCTGACTTTGGACTGGCTCGAGCCTTCGGGGTGCCTCTGCGCACCTACACCCATGAG GTGGTGACACTCTGGTATCGTGCCCCTGAGATCCTCTTGGGCTGCAAGTTCTACTCCACGGCTGTGGATATCTGGAGCATCGGTTGCATCTTTGCAGAGATG GTGACCCGCAGAGCCCTGTTTCCAGGCGACTCTGAGATTGACCAACTCTTCCGTATCTTTCGGACCCTGGGGACACCCAGTGAGGCCATGTGGCCAGGAGTCACCCAGCTGCCTGACTATAAGGGCAGTTTTCCCAAGTGGACCAGTAAGGGGCTGGAGGAGGTCGTGCCCAACCTGGAGCCAGAGGGCCAGGACCTGCTCTTG CAACTCCTGCAGTACGACCCCAGCCGGCGGATCTCAGCCAAGGCCGCCCTGGCCCACCCCTACTTCTCGTCCACCGAGACCTCCTCGGCGCCCCACCAGTGTATGCGGGAGCATTTCTGCCGCTGA